One Alphaproteobacteria bacterium DNA window includes the following coding sequences:
- a CDS encoding superoxide dismutase family protein — MKYFASVFTLSVFALVVKADTVIPIHSLESGQAVLGTITAKDTDYGLLLLYALKGLPSGLHGVHVHENPSCDLKGKAAGGHFDPDKKDKHQGPYDKSGHKGDLPVLYVNQDGVASTPVLAPRLKEKDLKGRSLIIHEKGDNYSDTPQKLGGGVSRIACGVVPE, encoded by the coding sequence ATGAAGTATTTTGCTTCGGTGTTTACATTAAGCGTTTTTGCCTTGGTTGTAAAGGCCGATACAGTAATTCCGATCCACTCTTTGGAGAGCGGGCAAGCTGTCTTAGGTACAATAACTGCTAAGGATACAGACTATGGTCTTCTTCTACTTTACGCTTTAAAAGGGCTTCCCTCTGGTTTGCACGGCGTTCACGTTCATGAAAACCCCTCATGTGATTTAAAAGGCAAGGCAGCTGGAGGGCATTTTGATCCGGACAAGAAAGATAAACACCAAGGGCCTTATGATAAATCGGGGCACAAAGGAGATCTGCCAGTACTCTATGTTAATCAAGATGGTGTTGCCAGTACACCAGTACTTGCCCCTCGTTTGAAAGAAAAAGATCTTAAGGGGCGCTCGTTGATCATTCATGAAAAAGGTGATAACTACTCGGATACTCCCCAAAAATTGGGCGGAGGCGTTTCCCGTATTGCATGTGGTGTTGTTCCTGAATAG
- the secF gene encoding protein translocase subunit SecF, producing MHGIQFVSPNTSIDFIGKRFITFVVSLVIILGSLGAVLFNGLNYGIDFRGGILMEVQTEGPADIASLRSKLGDLGLGDVSLQEFGTPRDVLIRVERQPGGEEVQAETVVKVKQKLGSGIDFRRVESVGPTVGAELIQNGIQAVLWAMVAMLIYVWFRFEWQFAVCGILALLHDAISIIGLYGLTRIEFNTTAIVAVLITVGYSINDTVVVYDRIRENLRKYKAMDIKELINKSINETLSRSVLTSFTTLLALGALYFFGGEVISTYSLPIIVGISVGTYSSICLAAPLLLVFNIKTIRDQAKNKAATA from the coding sequence ATGCACGGAATTCAATTTGTTTCCCCAAATACGTCCATTGATTTTATTGGAAAGAGATTCATAACATTTGTGGTCTCTTTGGTAATAATCCTTGGGTCTTTGGGAGCTGTCCTTTTTAACGGATTGAATTACGGAATTGATTTTAGAGGCGGAATTCTTATGGAGGTTCAGACAGAGGGTCCTGCAGATATAGCTTCGCTCCGTTCTAAATTAGGAGATCTGGGTTTGGGGGATGTCTCATTGCAGGAATTTGGAACGCCTCGGGATGTTCTTATCCGGGTTGAGCGCCAACCAGGGGGAGAAGAGGTGCAGGCAGAAACGGTTGTTAAGGTCAAACAGAAGTTAGGGAGTGGCATTGACTTTAGACGTGTTGAAAGCGTCGGTCCGACCGTAGGAGCTGAACTCATTCAAAATGGAATTCAGGCGGTTCTGTGGGCTATGGTTGCGATGTTAATATATGTTTGGTTCCGCTTTGAATGGCAGTTTGCCGTTTGTGGTATTTTGGCTCTATTGCATGATGCAATTTCTATTATCGGTTTGTATGGACTGACTCGTATTGAGTTTAACACGACCGCCATTGTGGCTGTCCTCATTACGGTTGGTTATTCGATCAATGATACAGTGGTTGTTTATGATCGCATTCGAGAAAATCTTCGTAAATATAAAGCAATGGATATTAAGGAACTCATCAACAAGAGTATCAATGAAACCCTTTCTAGAAGCGTTTTAACATCCTTTACAACACTATTGGCCCTCGGCGCTTTATACTTTTTTGGCGGAGAGGTAATTTCAACTTATAGTCTTCCCATAATTGTGGGTATTTCCGTTGGGACATATTCATCAATTTGTCTTGCGGCTCCGCTTCTTTTGGTTTTCAATATTAAAACGATCAGAGATCAAGCTAAGAATAAAGCGGCTACTGCTTAA